In Desulfovibrio sp. UCD-KL4C, a single genomic region encodes these proteins:
- the lpxD gene encoding UDP-3-O-(3-hydroxymyristoyl)glucosamine N-acyltransferase, whose translation MLLSKLAVSLGLTISGKDVDITGVNTLEHAGPTELSFLANPKYEVQLATTKAAAVVLDAKYADQVESAIISENPYMDLAKAMHVFSKPQGCLEGIHELAFVHPEADVDETATIYPFAFVGKGAKIGPNSKIFAGVYIGEDCEIGSGCCLYPNCSIMGGIIIGSGVIIQPGAVIGGDGFGYAQVSGKHMKIPQIGTVKICDHVEIGSNTTIDRAALDVTKIGSGTKVDNLVQIAHNVVTGDDCLIISQSGIAGSTKLGNSVILAAQAGLVDNIKIGNGAIIGAQSGVTNDVPEGFVGAGSPLLEKSKYLRSSISLKKLPDMGRKLSTLEKRIEALEAELAKGK comes from the coding sequence ATGCTTTTATCAAAACTTGCAGTATCACTCGGGCTAACTATATCCGGTAAAGATGTTGATATTACTGGGGTTAATACTCTAGAACATGCCGGACCAACAGAACTTTCGTTTTTAGCTAACCCTAAATATGAAGTTCAGCTTGCGACAACAAAAGCAGCAGCCGTAGTACTTGATGCTAAATATGCTGACCAAGTTGAATCAGCCATTATCAGTGAAAATCCTTATATGGATTTAGCTAAAGCTATGCATGTTTTTTCAAAGCCACAGGGATGTCTTGAAGGTATTCATGAACTTGCCTTTGTTCATCCTGAAGCTGACGTTGATGAAACAGCTACGATTTACCCTTTTGCTTTTGTAGGCAAAGGTGCGAAAATCGGTCCGAACTCAAAGATCTTTGCCGGTGTTTATATCGGCGAAGATTGTGAAATCGGTTCAGGATGTTGTCTTTATCCTAATTGCTCTATCATGGGCGGCATAATTATCGGCTCCGGTGTTATAATTCAGCCCGGAGCAGTTATTGGCGGTGATGGATTCGGTTACGCACAGGTTTCAGGAAAGCATATGAAAATTCCTCAAATCGGTACTGTCAAAATTTGTGATCATGTAGAAATTGGGTCTAATACAACAATTGATAGAGCCGCTCTTGATGTAACAAAAATCGGCTCTGGTACTAAGGTCGATAACCTTGTACAGATTGCTCATAATGTTGTAACCGGGGATGATTGTTTAATTATTTCACAGTCCGGCATAGCTGGAAGCACTAAACTTGGTAATAGTGTTATTTTAGCCGCTCAGGCTGGATTGGTAGATAATATTAAAATCGGAAACGGTGCAATTATCGGGGCTCAATCCGGAGTTACAAACGATGTTCCTGAGGGTTTTGTTGGTGCTGGGTCGCCGCTTCTTGAAAAAAGCAAATATTTAAGAAGTTCAATATCACTTAAGAAGTTGCCGGATATGGGAAGAAAACTTTCCACTCTTGAAAAGCGTATTGAAGCCCTTGAGGCTGAGTTGGCAAAAGGAAAATAA
- a CDS encoding OmpH family outer membrane protein — MRKILFLVLILVLAFQAQAFAGTQKIAVVSLDKLLKKSEIGQAAYKQLEKKFKSAKAKMEGQQKELESLKKSLQKQSLVLSLEAKQDKELEFKRKVRDYQDLAQATQRKMQAEQQKLGTPVMEAVKVAVDAYAKKNTLTAVYDKRSSGFLYVDDTVDVTNEVLLEMNHAYRAGKK, encoded by the coding sequence ATGCGTAAAATTCTATTTTTAGTTTTGATTTTGGTGTTGGCTTTTCAGGCACAGGCTTTTGCTGGAACTCAGAAGATTGCAGTTGTTTCTCTCGATAAATTGCTTAAGAAATCTGAAATAGGCCAGGCTGCTTATAAGCAGTTAGAAAAGAAATTCAAATCTGCTAAAGCAAAAATGGAAGGTCAGCAAAAAGAACTTGAAAGTTTAAAAAAATCTTTGCAGAAGCAGAGTCTTGTTCTTTCTTTAGAAGCTAAGCAAGATAAAGAGTTAGAATTCAAACGTAAAGTTCGCGATTATCAGGATCTTGCACAGGCTACTCAGAGAAAAATGCAAGCTGAACAGCAGAAACTTGGTACTCCTGTAATGGAAGCAGTTAAAGTTGCTGTTGACGCATACGCTAAGAAAAATACATTGACTGCTGTATATGACAAGAGATCCTCTGGATTCCTTTATGTAGATGACACTGTTGATGTAACAAATGAAGTTCTTCTTGAAATGAACCATGCTTACAGAGCAGGTAAAAAGTAG
- the bamA gene encoding outer membrane protein assembly factor BamA produces MSRIKIMFLLIAAALAFLLNSGAENAHADEASSIVLSVLPFEVNANADTQYLKDSLPTLISDRLRAAGFRVVDQKKVMQLVDEQGYEFLNLQSAKDMALLSGAGYSIYGSFSQIGEDLSLDVRLVEAFGKKPSIPLFVSKKGLINLLPAVDELVSKVKLELLSQDKIADVEVVGTKVLDKDVVMMRTNIKTGDIYTPYKVNSDLKNIYALGYFEDVKVKVSDIPGGKKVVFEVVEKPRIQAISVQGADEISSDDILAAVNTKTGAVLNPKVLSDDLNTVREMYRKEGYYKAKVDYSVDGEGAQARLNLNIDEGKKLYIEGITIQGAKQLDPDEVKAQLALTERGWLSWFTKTGVLKEELLERDASAILAYYGNRGFVDAKVGEPEVEIKDDGIYVTFQVSEGDRYKVGRVELRGDLIVSKAKLKELIASDDMSDGGEYLDRSVLREDMKAISDFYANFGYAYAEANIQFDQNSEDKTVGITFMITKRQKVHIRRVIIEGNAKTRNNVILREMRLADGDLFSGSKLQRSIVRLNKLDFFSEVDIEPVPTGDPSEMDLKVKVKDKNTGMVSGGIGYSTSDSVFVSAKITERNLFGRGWDFGLNGGWSSKTISYGLNFYNPRVGDTMWGAGAQTYWRNEDYDDYDKQTIGGAVEASYPLGEYTNFFTNYRLDNYYIDDISEDAAQEIKDIEGTNWSSVVTAGFKRDTTNKAFNPSTGTLNTAKVEMGGGILMGDDSYVKYTLDSNYFTPVFWDLIFHWRGKAGFIHDNFGSGDIPVFERFYLGGINDVRGYSSREISPRDSVSGDRIGGNKMLFMNFELLFPINEEFGLVGVAFFDVGNAWGDGEDFFSDTKQADGKELTLGLYKSIGAGIRWFSPMGPIRVEYGYGLDKLEDSPRHKIEFSMGQFF; encoded by the coding sequence ATGTCCAGAATTAAAATCATGTTTTTGCTGATCGCGGCAGCTCTAGCCTTTTTGCTCAATTCAGGAGCAGAAAATGCGCACGCCGACGAAGCCTCCAGCATTGTGCTTTCAGTGCTCCCTTTTGAAGTAAATGCCAACGCAGATACTCAATATCTAAAAGATAGCCTTCCGACGCTTATTTCAGATAGATTGCGTGCTGCTGGCTTTAGAGTCGTTGATCAAAAGAAAGTGATGCAGCTTGTTGATGAGCAGGGCTATGAATTTTTGAATTTGCAGTCGGCAAAAGATATGGCTCTTCTTTCAGGGGCTGGCTATTCTATATATGGTAGTTTTAGCCAGATAGGCGAGGACCTCAGTCTTGATGTCCGGTTAGTAGAAGCCTTCGGTAAGAAACCATCTATTCCATTATTTGTAAGTAAAAAAGGGCTGATTAATCTTTTACCGGCCGTCGATGAGCTTGTATCAAAGGTTAAGCTTGAATTGCTTAGTCAGGATAAAATTGCAGACGTCGAAGTCGTCGGAACTAAAGTTCTTGATAAAGACGTTGTAATGATGCGTACCAATATTAAAACTGGTGACATTTACACCCCTTACAAAGTCAATTCAGATCTTAAAAATATATACGCTCTCGGTTATTTTGAAGACGTAAAAGTTAAAGTAAGTGATATTCCAGGTGGAAAGAAAGTTGTTTTTGAGGTTGTTGAAAAACCTAGAATTCAAGCTATTTCTGTTCAGGGTGCTGACGAAATCAGTTCAGATGATATTCTTGCAGCCGTTAATACTAAAACTGGTGCAGTTCTTAATCCTAAAGTCCTTTCCGATGATCTTAATACCGTACGTGAAATGTATCGTAAGGAAGGTTATTATAAAGCCAAAGTCGATTATAGTGTGGACGGCGAAGGAGCCCAAGCCCGCCTTAACCTTAATATAGATGAAGGCAAAAAACTTTACATTGAAGGTATTACTATTCAGGGTGCAAAACAGCTTGATCCTGATGAAGTTAAAGCTCAGTTAGCTTTAACTGAGCGAGGGTGGCTTTCTTGGTTTACTAAAACCGGGGTACTTAAGGAGGAGCTTCTTGAACGCGATGCTTCAGCTATTTTAGCATATTACGGTAATCGCGGATTTGTTGATGCTAAAGTTGGTGAGCCGGAAGTTGAGATAAAAGATGACGGAATTTATGTAACTTTTCAAGTTTCTGAAGGTGATCGCTATAAAGTAGGTCGTGTTGAGCTTAGAGGAGACCTGATTGTTAGCAAGGCAAAACTGAAAGAACTGATTGCTTCTGATGACATGTCTGATGGTGGTGAATATCTCGATAGATCTGTTCTGCGTGAGGATATGAAAGCTATTTCAGATTTTTATGCAAACTTTGGCTACGCTTACGCAGAAGCAAACATTCAATTTGATCAGAATTCTGAAGATAAAACTGTTGGTATTACTTTCATGATTACTAAGCGTCAGAAAGTTCATATTCGCAGAGTTATTATTGAGGGGAACGCAAAAACTCGTAATAATGTAATATTACGTGAAATGCGTCTTGCAGATGGTGATTTGTTCAGTGGATCAAAGTTGCAGCGTTCAATTGTCAGGTTAAATAAGTTAGACTTTTTTAGTGAAGTTGATATTGAGCCAGTTCCTACTGGTGACCCCAGTGAAATGGACTTAAAGGTTAAAGTTAAAGATAAAAATACTGGTATGGTTAGTGGTGGTATTGGGTACTCAACATCGGACAGTGTCTTTGTTTCAGCCAAAATTACTGAACGAAATTTGTTTGGTCGCGGTTGGGATTTCGGTCTTAATGGCGGATGGAGTTCAAAGACCATCAGTTATGGGCTCAATTTCTATAATCCTCGTGTCGGTGATACCATGTGGGGCGCTGGAGCTCAGACCTATTGGCGTAATGAAGATTATGATGATTATGATAAGCAGACAATCGGTGGAGCTGTTGAAGCTAGCTATCCGCTTGGCGAGTATACAAACTTCTTCACTAACTATCGATTAGATAACTATTATATTGACGATATCTCTGAAGATGCTGCCCAAGAGATTAAAGATATTGAGGGAACTAACTGGTCCAGTGTTGTAACTGCTGGTTTTAAAAGAGATACAACCAATAAAGCCTTTAATCCCTCCACTGGTACTTTGAATACTGCAAAGGTTGAGATGGGCGGTGGTATATTGATGGGTGATGACTCATACGTTAAATATACACTTGATTCCAACTACTTTACTCCCGTATTTTGGGACTTGATCTTCCATTGGAGAGGTAAAGCTGGATTTATTCATGATAACTTTGGTAGCGGAGATATTCCCGTTTTTGAAAGATTCTACCTAGGTGGAATTAATGATGTTCGTGGTTATTCTTCAAGAGAAATCTCGCCTCGCGACAGTGTTTCCGGTGACCGTATCGGTGGTAACAAAATGCTGTTTATGAACTTTGAGCTTTTATTCCCAATTAATGAGGAATTCGGACTCGTCGGGGTTGCATTCTTTGATGTTGGTAACGCATGGGGAGACGGGGAAGACTTCTTTTCTGATACTAAGCAGGCTGATGGAAAAGAGCTTACTCTCGGGCTGTACAAAAGTATCGGTGCTGGTATAAGATGGTTCTCCCCAATGGGACCGATCAGAGTTGAATACGGCTATGGGCTTGATAAACTTGAAGACAGCCCTCGCCACAAGATCGAATTCTCAATGGGACAGTTTTTTTAA
- a CDS encoding ABC transporter ATP-binding protein — MSNLLYKLTGVGKEFEGPTEIVQVLNDVNLHVESGESLAIMGSSGSGKTTLLHILGTLDTASRGNIDFAGMNFNDMPAEKRAQVRNREIGFIFQFHHLLPEFTTLENVALPAMIAGIGRKEASSMAREALILVGLENRLDHRVTTLSGGERQRAAIARAVLLKPKVLLADEPTGNLDEKTGKMVGEMLVSLNEELGMTLIVVTHNIELAGIMKRRLELRSGELYVQN; from the coding sequence ATGAGTAATTTACTTTATAAACTTACTGGTGTCGGGAAAGAGTTTGAAGGACCAACTGAAATTGTTCAGGTTCTAAACGATGTTAATTTGCATGTTGAATCCGGTGAGTCTCTTGCTATCATGGGGTCATCAGGTTCGGGTAAAACAACTCTTCTTCATATTTTAGGGACACTTGATACCGCTTCACGGGGTAATATTGATTTTGCAGGAATGAATTTTAATGATATGCCTGCTGAGAAGAGAGCGCAGGTTAGGAATCGGGAGATAGGTTTTATTTTCCAGTTCCATCACCTGCTACCAGAATTTACTACTTTGGAAAACGTCGCATTACCTGCGATGATAGCGGGTATAGGTAGGAAAGAGGCTTCTTCTATGGCCCGCGAGGCTCTGATACTTGTAGGATTGGAAAACAGGCTGGATCATAGAGTGACCACACTTTCCGGTGGTGAGAGACAACGGGCCGCAATTGCCCGAGCTGTTCTGCTTAAGCCGAAAGTTTTGCTTGCAGATGAACCTACCGGTAATTTAGACGAGAAAACAGGGAAGATGGTTGGTGAGATGCTGGTTTCTCTAAATGAAGAACTAGGAATGACTCTTATAGTCGTGACCCATAATATAGAATTGGCCGGTATTATGAAACGCCGGCTTGAGTTGCGTTCCGGAGAACTTTATGTCCAGAATTAA
- a CDS encoding lipoprotein-releasing ABC transporter permease subunit yields MKFELFVALRYLFTLRRNSFISVISLFAVCGVAIGVAALIVVMGVMNGFSTDLRDKILGVNAHIVVSAYDGTLENYHHIVDKIEKLKGVTGVTPFIYSEVMLSSRGGVKGVVLRGLDASSAKGVLSLPGDIISGSVDSLSVNSTIPEIIIGTQLAKRLGLVIGDSVNLLSPTGQKSAAGFTPKVRIFKVGGVFRTGMFEYDSSLAYISNKAAQNLLGFKRDFVSGLEIHVDDVYAVDQIGQRLEKLLEGYPVQIRNWKQMNANLFAALKLEKTAMFIILAMIILVGSFSIITTLVMLVMQKTRDIAVLMSMGTTSGSVRRIFMWQGTLIGLIGTSMGYLIGVPIALLLKKYQFIKLPSNVYPVDYLPIKMDMMDLTIIGVSAFLLCFLATLYPAKKAAALEPAKALRYE; encoded by the coding sequence ATGAAATTTGAATTGTTCGTTGCATTAAGATATTTATTTACTCTGAGGAGAAATTCGTTCATCTCAGTGATATCTCTTTTTGCAGTTTGCGGTGTAGCGATCGGTGTTGCGGCATTGATTGTTGTCATGGGTGTTATGAACGGTTTCTCGACTGACTTGAGAGATAAAATTCTTGGAGTAAATGCGCATATCGTAGTATCTGCGTATGATGGAACTCTAGAAAATTACCATCACATCGTGGATAAAATTGAAAAATTAAAAGGCGTTACAGGTGTAACGCCTTTTATCTATTCAGAAGTTATGCTTTCCAGCCGCGGCGGAGTTAAGGGCGTCGTCTTACGAGGTCTAGACGCTTCCTCTGCCAAAGGAGTTTTGAGTTTACCCGGAGATATTATTTCAGGCAGTGTTGATTCGCTATCTGTAAATAGTACAATCCCGGAAATAATTATAGGTACGCAACTAGCTAAAAGACTGGGGCTTGTAATAGGTGATTCAGTCAACTTGTTGTCTCCTACAGGGCAGAAGAGTGCAGCCGGATTTACTCCGAAGGTTCGTATATTTAAGGTAGGCGGTGTTTTTAGAACCGGAATGTTTGAATACGATTCTTCATTAGCCTATATCAGTAACAAAGCTGCACAGAATTTACTCGGTTTTAAAAGAGATTTTGTATCCGGCCTTGAAATTCATGTCGATGATGTTTATGCCGTAGATCAAATCGGTCAGCGTTTAGAAAAGTTGCTCGAAGGATATCCGGTGCAGATAAGAAACTGGAAGCAGATGAATGCTAACTTGTTTGCTGCGTTGAAACTTGAGAAAACGGCAATGTTTATCATTTTGGCAATGATTATTCTTGTCGGATCATTTAGCATCATAACTACTCTAGTAATGCTAGTTATGCAGAAAACCAGAGATATTGCTGTGCTTATGTCCATGGGGACAACATCTGGCAGTGTCCGGCGTATTTTTATGTGGCAGGGAACATTGATAGGGTTGATCGGGACAAGTATGGGGTATCTTATAGGTGTACCGATTGCTTTGCTTCTTAAAAAATATCAGTTTATTAAATTGCCAAGTAATGTTTATCCTGTTGATTATTTACCTATAAAAATGGATATGATGGATTTGACAATAATAGGTGTTTCTGCTTTTTTGCTTTGTTTTCTTGCTACCCTGTATCCGGCAAAAAAAGCTGCAGCTCTTGAACCTGCTAAGGCTCTAAGATATGAGTAA
- the lysS gene encoding lysine--tRNA ligase: MPLLEALQAQNELNQVLKNRVEKACTLLDEGVKLYPNDFSKDTDVSFIWDNYDKTPAEELETLGKKFKMAGRVLTLRSFGKVAFFHLQDPSGRIQVYAAKDDLGADLYKIFKKFDIGDIVGVEGELFRTKTDELTLKATAVTLITKSMRPLPEKYHGLKDVETRYRQRYVDLIVTPKAREIFQKRTLIVRSIRNYLDNMGFMEVETPMMQSIPGGAAAKPFETHHNALDMKLYLRIAPELYLKRLLVGGFERVYEINRSFRNEGISTRHNPEFTMLEFYWAYANYVDLMDLTEDMISKICKAVNGDTKVTYQGEVIDLTPGEWKRVSFHDSLEKIGDVSPEIYSDYDKCTELVKNLGEKATEGEKLGKLQAKLFDLLVEPKLIQPHFIYHYPTEISPLSRRNEENPNLTDRFELFVCGRELSNAFSELNDPVDQRCRFMEQVEEKEAGDDEAHNMDEDYVRALEYGMPPAAGQGIGIDRLVMLLTDSASIREVILFPLLKSEASSGTGGA, encoded by the coding sequence ATGCCTCTGCTTGAGGCTCTGCAAGCTCAGAACGAACTTAATCAGGTTCTGAAGAATCGTGTAGAAAAGGCTTGTACCCTTCTTGATGAGGGTGTGAAGCTTTATCCTAACGACTTCAGTAAAGATACAGATGTTTCATTCATTTGGGACAATTACGACAAAACTCCTGCCGAAGAGCTTGAAACTCTTGGCAAGAAGTTTAAGATGGCAGGTAGGGTTTTAACTCTGCGTTCCTTCGGTAAAGTCGCATTTTTTCACCTTCAGGATCCTAGCGGTAGGATTCAGGTTTATGCTGCAAAGGACGACCTTGGTGCTGATCTGTATAAAATTTTTAAAAAATTCGATATCGGTGACATCGTCGGAGTTGAAGGAGAACTATTCAGAACAAAAACTGATGAGTTAACCCTGAAAGCTACTGCTGTTACTCTTATCACTAAATCCATGCGTCCGCTTCCTGAAAAGTATCACGGACTTAAGGATGTAGAGACCAGATATCGTCAACGTTATGTTGACCTGATCGTTACGCCTAAAGCACGTGAGATTTTCCAGAAGAGGACGCTGATTGTCCGCTCTATAAGGAATTACCTTGATAATATGGGCTTCATGGAAGTGGAAACTCCTATGATGCAGTCAATTCCTGGAGGAGCTGCGGCAAAACCATTTGAAACACATCACAATGCACTCGATATGAAGCTTTACTTGCGTATTGCTCCTGAGCTTTATCTTAAACGTTTGCTTGTTGGTGGTTTTGAAAGAGTTTATGAAATTAATCGCAGTTTTAGAAATGAGGGAATTTCCACTCGCCATAACCCAGAATTCACAATGCTTGAATTCTACTGGGCATATGCAAATTATGTGGACCTCATGGATCTTACTGAAGATATGATTTCTAAGATATGTAAAGCCGTTAACGGTGATACTAAAGTTACCTATCAGGGAGAAGTTATTGATTTGACCCCTGGTGAATGGAAGCGGGTATCGTTCCATGATTCTCTTGAAAAAATAGGTGATGTTTCTCCTGAAATCTATTCTGACTATGATAAATGTACGGAATTGGTTAAGAATCTAGGCGAAAAAGCCACTGAGGGTGAAAAACTAGGTAAGCTTCAAGCGAAACTCTTTGACTTACTTGTTGAACCTAAGCTGATTCAGCCTCATTTTATTTATCATTATCCTACGGAAATTTCTCCTCTTTCAAGAAGAAATGAAGAAAATCCAAACCTTACTGACCGATTTGAACTTTTTGTTTGCGGGCGTGAACTTTCCAATGCATTTTCTGAATTAAATGACCCTGTTGATCAGCGTTGTAGATTCATGGAACAGGTTGAAGAAAAAGAAGCCGGTGACGATGAAGCTCATAATATGGATGAGGATTATGTTCGTGCCCTTGAGTACGGAATGCCTCCAGCCGCAGGCCAGGGGATAGGGATCGATAGATTGGTTATGTTGCTTACTGACAGTGCATCTATCCGTGAAGTTATTTTGTTCCCGCTTCTGAAAAGTGAAGCTTCTTCCGGCACTGGTGGCGCATGA
- the pyk gene encoding pyruvate kinase: MRTKVIATLGPASGSIETIRKMVLNGVRILRLNFSHSDSESFRPVVKMIREVEVELGIPLTIMGDLCGPKIRVGVIAGAPLEIGQDAGVYLGLSEESEKYTDCPFIPLDQPVLLEGLEDGMLVSLSDGVLQFVVTETIIKDKLYKLQAQNAGILSSRKGIAFPGKNLALAAFTEKDRVDLIGAIEIGLDSIAMSFVQTPKDVEDVKAEMQKHGAMLPVVAKIERQNAVDNIEEILEVADVIMVARGDLGLECKLSSVPVIQKKLIRACRHAQKPVIVATQMLLSMVKNPIPTRAEANDVANAIMDGADCCMLSEETAVGDYPAEAVGFIREIAEATEPYYLERADGPYLPAKETNPIKYLSYSACLLADNIDSPAILCHSSSGASAKVLCSRRPGQPIHCLTLDKRVLAYLNFFWGTTPVLTDTTILGHRARLENYLEENKDFPRGAGYILVSGQPTPGQTVSKTNEIKLYYK, encoded by the coding sequence ATGAGAACAAAAGTTATCGCTACATTAGGCCCAGCCTCTGGAAGTATTGAGACTATACGTAAAATGGTTCTTAATGGAGTAAGAATTTTACGTTTAAATTTTTCTCATTCTGACTCTGAAAGTTTCCGGCCTGTTGTTAAAATGATCCGGGAAGTGGAAGTAGAGCTTGGAATACCTCTTACTATCATGGGCGATTTATGCGGGCCTAAAATCAGAGTTGGTGTAATTGCAGGTGCGCCTCTTGAAATCGGACAGGATGCAGGTGTCTACCTTGGGCTGTCTGAGGAGAGTGAAAAGTATACTGACTGCCCGTTTATTCCCCTTGATCAACCTGTTTTACTTGAAGGCCTTGAAGACGGAATGCTTGTTTCGTTAAGCGATGGCGTTTTGCAGTTTGTAGTTACAGAAACAATTATTAAAGATAAGCTTTATAAACTTCAGGCCCAAAATGCTGGAATCTTATCTTCGCGCAAAGGGATTGCATTTCCCGGTAAGAACCTGGCTTTAGCTGCCTTTACGGAAAAAGACAGGGTCGACCTTATCGGTGCAATTGAGATAGGTCTTGATTCAATAGCGATGTCATTTGTTCAGACTCCTAAGGATGTCGAAGATGTTAAAGCTGAAATGCAGAAGCATGGAGCAATGCTCCCTGTTGTTGCTAAAATTGAACGGCAGAATGCTGTCGATAATATAGAAGAAATTTTAGAGGTCGCCGATGTTATCATGGTCGCGCGTGGAGATTTAGGCCTTGAATGCAAGCTATCTTCTGTTCCTGTTATTCAGAAAAAACTGATCAGAGCATGCCGTCATGCGCAGAAGCCTGTTATTGTTGCAACTCAGATGTTACTTTCAATGGTTAAGAATCCGATTCCTACTCGTGCGGAAGCTAATGACGTAGCAAACGCTATTATGGATGGAGCTGATTGTTGTATGCTTTCCGAAGAAACAGCTGTAGGGGATTATCCTGCTGAGGCTGTAGGTTTTATTCGTGAGATTGCAGAAGCCACTGAACCGTATTATCTTGAAAGAGCTGATGGTCCTTATCTGCCTGCAAAAGAAACCAATCCAATTAAATATTTAAGTTATTCTGCTTGTTTGCTTGCAGATAATATTGATAGTCCGGCTATTCTTTGCCACTCCAGTAGCGGAGCGTCTGCAAAAGTGCTTTGTAGTCGTAGGCCAGGACAGCCTATTCATTGTCTGACACTAGATAAAAGGGTTCTCGCATATTTGAACTTCTTCTGGGGGACAACTCCAGTTTTAACCGATACAACAATTCTAGGGCATAGAGCTCGCCTTGAAAATTACCTTGAAGAAAACAAAGATTTTCCTAGAGGAGCAGGGTACATTCTTGTTTCAGGTCAGCCAACCCCTGGACAGACTGTATCTAAAACCAACGAAATTAAGTTGTACTACAAATAG
- a CDS encoding OmpH family outer membrane protein: MFKKTLTFVALIAISAFLVGCQQQDSKGAKVGFVDTGKVFKECKAGVEGMAYLKKESEDFQSTFKDMQKELAGNQTKANSAKFQAALSEYQTKMGAEQNRIVGALNDGFTKAVDEYRKENGLDAVFSVESAVSFDEKSDISAAIIESMNKMDIKIKAE, translated from the coding sequence ATGTTTAAGAAAACACTAACATTTGTTGCACTTATTGCTATCTCAGCTTTTCTAGTTGGCTGTCAACAGCAGGACTCAAAAGGAGCTAAAGTCGGCTTCGTAGATACTGGCAAAGTATTCAAAGAATGCAAAGCAGGTGTTGAGGGAATGGCTTACCTCAAAAAAGAAAGCGAAGACTTCCAGTCCACTTTCAAAGATATGCAGAAAGAACTTGCAGGAAACCAGACTAAAGCTAATTCTGCAAAATTCCAGGCAGCTCTTAGCGAATATCAGACCAAAATGGGCGCTGAACAGAACCGCATTGTAGGCGCACTTAACGACGGATTCACTAAAGCCGTTGACGAATATCGCAAGGAGAATGGACTGGACGCAGTGTTCTCCGTAGAATCAGCTGTAAGCTTTGATGAAAAATCTGACATCAGCGCTGCAATCATTGAATCAATGAATAAAATGGACATTAAAATCAAAGCTGAGTAG